The following nucleotide sequence is from Novipirellula artificiosorum.
CAGATCGGAACAAGAGTCTTGCATGCAGACCGAAATCACCAGGTCACCATGTAGAACGGGACTATTTGCGTGTCCCCACCAAATCGTGTAGTCCCCGTGGTCCTGTTGCAGGTTTCGTTTCCAAAGCAGATTCCCTTGGAAGTCGTAGGCGGCCAAATCACCGTTGCCAAAATGGGCGATCACGAGTTCACCGTCGGTCGTCGGTGAAGGGCTGGCCATATTGTGAGAGTCATGGAATTGTTGATGTCTGCGCATCTCAGGCACTTTCTTGAGGACCTTCACACGAAGCGCTGTCGCGGTGCCGACTTGGCGCGTCCATTCAACTTCCCCCGTCTTCTTGTTGATCTTCAAGAGAACCAGCGACTCTTCGTCGACGCAACTGGTCACGAAAACGGCATCTCCCCAGATCGCTGGTGTGCTGTCTCCCCAACCCGGCAGGGGGCACTTCCACTGGACGCCACTTTCTTCATCCCATTCGGTCGGCACTTCCGTTTCTTCGATCACACCGTCACCCGTTGGCCCCCGCCATTGAGGCCAATTGTCGGCCTGGCTTGAGTTCACGACGACGAAAAAGCAAAGCAGGGGAAGAGTGCTGATGAGGAATCGTTGCATCGACAGTTTGTCCTTAGGATGGAAGAAAACGAGATCGTCACCAGTCGTCTCGGGTGGGGCCATTCAGCAAAAACAATGCTTCGTAGCGGAGATCAAAGTCCTCGAACGGGCATCCCCAGATCGGCGGAACGGTAGGCCGCCTCTTGCACTGCTAGCGTCTTCAAGTATTCCGGCCCGTCCGTCTCGAACGGCGTCTTGTTTTTCAAAGCATCGATAAAGTGCACAAAGGTGTTGTAGACGCAATCGCCGGCAAAGTTGATGTGCTGGTGATGATACTCGTGGTCTTGCTCACCCTGACCGAGTCGTTGAACCGTGATCCGACCGTCGAGATACAGACGGATCGAGCCTTCGTCGCCTTCGACCAGGAACTCGCCGAACGTGTACCTGGGGTCCGGGTCGTTGCACTCGTTGTATCGGTTCGCATCCCAAAGGCCGACCGCTCCCGACTCGAATTCAAAAAGCAAGAGACCCGCGTCTTCGCCCTGAATGACTGGGTTCAGTTGACGTAGGACCGAATAGACGCCCGAGATTTCGCCCGCCAGATAGCGGTAGGTGTCGATGAAGTGCACGCCGTTTTCGAACACCAACAAACGGGGCATCGTGCGGAAAAACGGTTGTCGTGGAATGTACGCGTCTTCTCCCCATCCGTCACCCATGCGTGACCGGAACGTCAAGGAATGCAGCTTACCGATTGCGCCTTGCTGCAACAGTTTCTTGATCTCACGATGCCACGGCTGGAAGCGAAAGTTCTCGTGAACCATGAACGGTACCTGATGTTTCTGTGCCGTTTCCACGATCTCTTTCGCCTCGTCGAAGGTCGGCGCGAGCGCTTTCTGGCAGAGGATTGGGATGCCTCGCTCGGCGGCGACCTTGACGTAGGGCAGATGCGTTTCGGGAGGTGTGATGATGTCGACGAAATCGGGTTTCAAACGATCAATCATCTGTTCGAGATTGTCGCCGCATTCCTGGATTCCGAACTCTTTGGCAAACGCCTCGGCTTTCGAGACGGTTCGGTTGCAGATCCCAACGATCTCGACATCCTCGATCCGGTTCCAAGCCTCATAGTGGAAGCGACTGAAGTACCCGGTGCCAATACAGATTGCTCTCAATTTTGTCATTGCTTCGAAGCTCTTGTGTTGTTCAATCTTTATCGCTGAGCAACGTGCGGGAAATAGGTGAGCGGAATGGCGCTAGCGGATTGTGAATTTTATTTCGTGGCGGCTCTGGCCCGGATGATTCGTTGGAGTGGTAGGCTGATTGCATACAGAGGGTTATGGGGAATAGGTTTGGACGGATGAATAAAACCTTGGAAACAATCACAACGTCGGGGCTTCGCGATGGGAAGCCCCGATGATGCCCAGAAGGGGCCAAAACTAGACTGGATCGACCTTCCAACCTTGGCGAAATTGGGGAACCAAATACTGCTCGACTCGGTCGTTGCCGCTCGCCTCGAACGCGTTCGCATTCCAGTCAAATCCACCACCGGAACGATACGCTGCATTGGCCAGGATCACCGATTCAGCTAATGGTCCTGAATAGTCGACAAAGTCGCAGGTCGAACGCGGTCCGCCCTTACACGCGTCGATCCACTCTTTATAGAAGCCTGGTGACTTGGCGATGGTCTGTGCGGGTGCTTCCGGTTTGCTGCCGTCATCAAGTTTCGCTTTGTAGCCATCGAACCCAGCCGCAATCGTTCCCTTCTCTCCGATGAAAAGTGTGTTTCCAAAGGACGTTGTGTTGTGTTTCTTGAACACGTCCGCCATCGACCCATGCCACCAGTGAAGCGAAAGTGCACGATGACCTTTTTCGGCGGGAAAGTCTAGGCGAGTTTTCATCGACTTGGGAGTTCGTTGCGGATCAATTTCTTTCGCGCTGGGAATGACGTCCAAATCAACACGGTTTGGATACTTCAATTGCAGTGCCCAAAACGGGATGTCGAGAATGTGGCAGCCCCAGTTGCCTGTTTCGCCAGTCCCGTAATCCCACCAAAAACGCCAGTTGTAAGGACAGTAATCTGGCGAGTAGGGACGCTCTTTGACGGGGCCCTGCCAGAGGTCCCAATTGAGATGGCTGGGGACCGGGGGAAACTCCGTCGGCATATCCGGCATGCCACGCGACCCGCCAATTGCACAATAGACTTCCTTGATCTCACCAATCATCCCCGAACGTACCGCTTCGACGGTTCGGGCCATCCCCGCATTGGCGTGCCGTTGGTTTCCAAGCTGCGTGGCGATATCCATTTTCTTGGCCAATTTGGTCAGCTCGCGAATTTCCCAGGCGGAATGGGCGAGCGGCTTCTCGCAATAGACATGCTTGCCCATCAGCATCGCCTGGCGGGCTGGATGAAAATGGGCGTGATCGGGAGTGCTGATGACGACGGCATCGATTTGCTTGTCGAGCTTGTCCAGCATGATGCGGAAATCTTGGAACTTTCTCGCCGCGTTGAACTGCTGAAAACCCTCTCCGGCCTTCTTCTCATCGACATCGCACATCGCAACAATGTTTTCGCCCGAGACACCTTTTACGTTTGCAGCTCCCCGACCCCCGACACCAATGCAGGCGACATTGAGTTTTTCATTTGGCGATGCTGCTCGCACCGTCGGGGTGCTGCCGAGCCAATAGCCACCAGCGATCGCTGCTGTGGTGTTGAGGAAACTTCGTCGTGAGTGGTTTGAAGAAGACATGGAAGGGGCTCATCGTGTGGAGGGATAAATCAGGGCAAGGCAGTTTTCGATGCTGGGTCGAACGCGTCGTGTCGCTCACAGCCCAAGATCAAATAACGAAT
It contains:
- a CDS encoding Gfo/Idh/MocA family protein — translated: MTKLRAICIGTGYFSRFHYEAWNRIEDVEIVGICNRTVSKAEAFAKEFGIQECGDNLEQMIDRLKPDFVDIITPPETHLPYVKVAAERGIPILCQKALAPTFDEAKEIVETAQKHQVPFMVHENFRFQPWHREIKKLLQQGAIGKLHSLTFRSRMGDGWGEDAYIPRQPFFRTMPRLLVFENGVHFIDTYRYLAGEISGVYSVLRQLNPVIQGEDAGLLLFEFESGAVGLWDANRYNECNDPDPRYTFGEFLVEGDEGSIRLYLDGRITVQRLGQGEQDHEYHHQHINFAGDCVYNTFVHFIDALKNKTPFETDGPEYLKTLAVQEAAYRSADLGMPVRGL
- a CDS encoding Gfo/Idh/MocA family protein, with product MSSSNHSRRSFLNTTAAIAGGYWLGSTPTVRAASPNEKLNVACIGVGGRGAANVKGVSGENIVAMCDVDEKKAGEGFQQFNAARKFQDFRIMLDKLDKQIDAVVISTPDHAHFHPARQAMLMGKHVYCEKPLAHSAWEIRELTKLAKKMDIATQLGNQRHANAGMARTVEAVRSGMIGEIKEVYCAIGGSRGMPDMPTEFPPVPSHLNWDLWQGPVKERPYSPDYCPYNWRFWWDYGTGETGNWGCHILDIPFWALQLKYPNRVDLDVIPSAKEIDPQRTPKSMKTRLDFPAEKGHRALSLHWWHGSMADVFKKHNTTSFGNTLFIGEKGTIAAGFDGYKAKLDDGSKPEAPAQTIAKSPGFYKEWIDACKGGPRSTCDFVDYSGPLAESVILANAAYRSGGGFDWNANAFEASGNDRVEQYLVPQFRQGWKVDPV